Within the Ochrobactrum vermis genome, the region ACTCGTCCCATAATCTTCATCACAGGCCGGGGCGATATACCCACGACCGTTCGCGCCATGAAAGGAGGAGCAGTCGACTTTTTGACCAAACCCATCAACGAGACCGCTTTACTTGATGCTGTTACAACTGCGATTGAGCAAGATAATTCTTCTCGCATTGATCGGATGGAACGTTCCGATGTCGCGAACCGCTACTTATTGTTGACTGAACGTGAACGAGAAGTTCTCTCCCATGTCGTCGCGGGAAGGCTCAACAAACAGATTGCCGCCGATCTCGGTATTGCCGAAAAGACAATCAAGCTTCATCGCGGTCGCGTGATGTCGAAGATGAAGGTTCGTTCTCTGGCCGAGCTTGTCCGGCTGTCGAGCCAGCTCGGCCTGCACCTGCCGCCCGGTCGATAGTTACGTCGATAACTGGACCAAAGGCCGACTACCAACGCGCCCATCACATGT harbors:
- a CDS encoding response regulator transcription factor, translating into MNMSNPTIFVIDDDVPLLNALARLLVANGFETRTFSSPHTFLEAHDPEIPGCAVVDMSMPGLNGLELQAALQGSDGLTRPIIFITGRGDIPTTVRAMKGGAVDFLTKPINETALLDAVTTAIEQDNSSRIDRMERSDVANRYLLLTEREREVLSHVVAGRLNKQIAADLGIAEKTIKLHRGRVMSKMKVRSLAELVRLSSQLGLHLPPGR